In one window of Cricetulus griseus strain 17A/GY unplaced genomic scaffold, alternate assembly CriGri-PICRH-1.0 unplaced_scaffold_65, whole genome shotgun sequence DNA:
- the LOC118239824 gene encoding protein LEG1 homolog gives RFSDPSNNSVCASDTGPPGCISANSGWGGVNFFVIAMNFLAAVESKFLNVSYEIVLEPRVENKTSFCYSVKECRASYPGALQTAKEFYQYLQSRRPDSTLSNISVYNTNEERATLLMWKAHRAAINIGLSKFSDRSWYSSEFERNFTMNFLTSTEFYESTICFSHFNSSRSFLVGFPHRLLKDGETTLSINDFTIREKAFITLSKFISDLNDITGGWFLIYWKLTVESSSLHRTFGRFLVNTLLLIPNLK, from the exons ATAGGTTTTCAGACCCTTCCAATAATTCAGTGTGTGCTTCTGATACTGGACCTCCTGGGTGTATATCAGCCAACAGTGGCTGGGGAG GTGTGAACTTCTTTGTAATTGCCATGAATTTTCTTGCTGCAGTAGAATCAAAGTTTTTGAATGTATCATATGAAATAGTACTTGAACCTCGAGTGGAAAACAAGACTAGCTTCTGTTATTCTGTAAAGGAATGTAGGGCCTCATACCCAGGAGCTTTGCAAACAGCCAAAGAGTTTTACCAG TATTTGCAGTCCAGAAGGCCAGATTCTACTCTCAGCAATATTTCTGTTTATAACACAAATGAAGAGAGGGCAACTCTTCTAATGTGGAAGGCCCATCGAGCAGCTATCAATATTGGATTATCAAAGTTCAGTGACAG GTCATGGTATTCTTCAGAATTTGAAAGAAACTTCACCATGAACTTTCTAACCAGCACGGAGTTTTATGAGTCCACAATCTGCTTCTCACATTTTAATAGTTCAAGATCCTTTCTTGTGGGTTTCCCACACAGACTACTCAAAGATGGAGAGACTACACTTTCAATAAATGACTTCACCATACGGGAAAAAGCATTTATTACTTTATCAAAATTTATTTCTGACCTGAATGATATCACAg GTGGCTGGTTCTTAATCTATTGGAAGTTGACTGTGGAATCTTCATCCCTTCATCGTACTTTTGGACGATTCCTTGTTAATACTCTACTCTTAATACCTAATCTTAAGTAG